Part of the Desulfolutivibrio sulfoxidireducens genome is shown below.
CATGCCCAGTGGGAACGCCCACAGCGGGACCCTCCCACGTGTGCCGATCAGAGGGCTGAAAGAAGACGAGCTTGGAATCGACGACAAAGGCGTGGACCGAAATTTCCGGACCGTCGATGAGCTCCTCGATGATGGCCTCACTGGTCTTGGAGGCGGCAAAGCTTTGCGGAACGAGCCGCGCAGCCTCTTCCACCGATTCAACAATGAATATGCCGCGCTGCCCCTGGCTGTCGGCTGGTTTCAAAATAGCCGGAAACGTGTGGAATTTGTACAAATCCTCGACCGTCCGTAATTTCTGAAAGCTGGTGGTGCTGATGTTGTGATCATTGAGAAATTGTCGCGTTAACACCTTCCTGTGCAAAATACTTGTCGTCTCAGAATTATGAAAGCATGGCAGGCCAAGAGTTTCGCTCACCCTGGCCACCGTGGGCATGGCGATGTCGGACCCGACGGAATACACCACGTCGGCCTTGATGTCTCTCGCAAGCTCTGTAACTTTTTCAATGTTTAATATATCCACGAGATAAAAATGATCCGCAGTGGCCACCCCAGGACCCTCCTGGACATGGCCGCACGCGGAGACAAGCCAGCCGTTGTCCTTCAACCATTCCATG
Proteins encoded:
- a CDS encoding ATP-grasp domain-containing protein — protein: MKKHALILGTLAGQAEAMEWLKDNGWLVSACGHVQEGPGVATADHFYLVDILNIEKVTELARDIKADVVYSVGSDIAMPTVARVSETLGLPCFHNSETTSILHRKVLTRQFLNDHNISTTSFQKLRTVEDLYKFHTFPAILKPADSQGQRGIFIVESVEEAARLVPQSFAASKTSEAIIEELIDGPEISVHAFVVDSKLVFFQPSDRHTWEGPAVGVPTGHVLPSHFTSKDMLPRVRDLVESCVSHLKVANGPLYFQMKLSKEHGPKIIEIAPRLDGCHMWRVVEYYTGVNLIAACFNRLLGLPWQYADVPEPTTPYSLWFFLQKTGETFQKSLHALPADANCVYQHFLYTDGQKVRPTNGIIEKVGYYILKG